One genomic region from Quercus robur chromosome 4, dhQueRobu3.1, whole genome shotgun sequence encodes:
- the LOC126723658 gene encoding annexin-like protein RJ4 isoform X1 has product MATIIVPENVSIHEDAENLQKACKGWGTDEKAIINILGHRNAIQRKQIRQAYEELYQEDLIKRLESELSGDFEKAVYRWILDPVDRDAVLANVAIKKAETEFPVIIELSCIYSPEELLAVKRAYQSRYKRSLEEDVAAHTTGDLRKFFVGLVTTYRYDGPEINETLAKSEADILHEAIKDKIFNHEEVIRILTTRSKAQLKASFNRYRDKHGTSITKMLLKDESNVLQKALHAAIRGIEDPKKYYEKVLRNAIKRSGTDEDALTRVIITRAEKDLKDLKELYHERNSVALDDAVSKETAGDYKKFLLTLLGKED; this is encoded by the exons ATGGCTACCATCATTGTTCCTGAAAATGTTTCCATCCATGAAGACGCAGAAAATCTCCAAAAAGCTTGTAAAG GATGGGGGACTGATGAGAAAGCAATAATCAATATACTTGGACATAGGAATGCAATTCAAAGGAAGCAAATTAGGCAAGCTTATGAGGAGCTTTATCAAGAAGATCTCATCAAGCGCCTTGAGTCCGAGCTCTCCGGGGACTTTGAG AAAGCAGTATACAGGTGGATATTGGACCCAGTAGATCGAGATGCTGTTTTGGCTAATGTAGCCATTAAGAAAGCTGAGACAGAGTTTCCTGTTATCATTGAACTTTCATGCATCTACTCTCCTGAAGAGCTCTTGGCAGTGAAGCGTGCCTACCAAAGCCGCTACAAACGTTCTTTGGAAGAAGATGTGGCTGCACATACCACCGGGGATTTGCGCAAG TTCTTTGTTGGCCTAGTGACTACTTACCGGTATGATGGCCCTGAGATAAATGAAACATTAGCAAAATCTGAAGCTGATATTCTTCATGAAGCTATCAAAGACAAAATATTTAATCATGAAGAAGTTATCAGGATCCTGACAACAAGGAGCAAGGCACAACTCAAGGCATCTTTTAACCGCTATAGAGATAAGCATGGTACTTCCATCACTAAG ATGTTGTTGAAAGATGAATCTAATGTGCTCCAAAAGGCGCTGCATGCTGCCATTCGAGGCATTGAGGACCCAAAGAAGTACTATGAAAAG GTATTGCGCAATGCAATCAAAAGGTCTGGGACTGATGAGGATGCACTCACTCGTGTGATCATTACGAGGGCAGAGAAGGACTTGAAAGACCTCAAGGAGCTTTACCATGAGAGGAACAGTGTAGCCCTTGATGATGCAGTGTCCAAGGAAACTGCAGGGGATTACAAGAAGTTCCTGCTCACTCTGTTAGGGAAGGAAGATTAA
- the LOC126722559 gene encoding uncharacterized protein LOC126722559: MDGCVYCGEKETSGHTLWNCREAAEVWKESGIKIPHRVSAQRDFIDILWLMRDLGKLAKSVAREAANFVEEFRQSNDPNDTNHRPGGQYRETWSPSKRGWFKINTDGAVYKDTGQSRIGVVVRNEKGQLMGAMSKKILLPLGALEVEARAAEEGIIFARELGLGEIISALENPEHSPSSIQKIVEGAQTKLKAFKQWKTNHVRRHCNFAAHLLARHACNIDDCVIWVEDTPPMIADQICMDIVSSGLGPV, from the exons ATGGATGGTTGTGTTTACTGTGGAGAGAAAGAAACATCAGGTCACACTCTTTGGAATTGCAGGGAGGCTGCTGAAGTGTGGAAGGAATCGGGTATCAAGATCCCTCATAGAGTTTCAGCGCAGAGAGACTTCATTGATATTTTGTGGTTGATGAGGGA CCTGGGGAAACTGGCCAAATCAGTAGCAAGGGAAGCTGCCAACTTTGTGGAAGAGTTTCGTCAAAGCAATGACCCCAACGACACCAATCACAGACCTGGGGGGCAGTATAGGGAAACTTGGAGTCCCTCGAAACGTGGATGGTTCAAGATCAATACAGATGGTGCCGTGTACAAAGACACAGGGCAGAGCAGAATTGGAGTGGtagttagaaatgaaaaagggcAACTGATGGGAGCAATGTCTAAGAAAATTCTACTTCCGTTAGGTGCACTAGAGGTGGAAGCAAGAGCGGCAGAAGAAGGAATTATTTTTGCAAGGGAACTGGGACTTGGGGAAATAATATCTGCCCTCGAGAATCCTGAACACTCCCCAAGCTCAATTCAGAAGATTGTGGAAGGAGCCCAAACGAAACTAAAGGCATTCAAGCAGTGGAAGACAAACCATGTGCGTAGACACTGTAATTTTGCAGCACACTTACTTGCTAGGCATGCTTGTAATATTGATGACTGTGTAATATGGGTTGAGGACACCCCACCCATGATTGCTGATCAGATCTGTATGGATATTGTATCTTCGGGTTTAGGCCCAGTTTAA
- the LOC126723658 gene encoding annexin-like protein RJ4 isoform X2 codes for MATIIVPENVSIHEDAENLQKACKGWGTDEKAIINILGHRNAIQRKQIRQAYEELYQEDLIKRLESELSGDFEKAVYRWILDPVDRDAVLANVAIKKAETEFPVIIELSCIYSPEELLAVKRAYQSRYKRSLEEDVAAHTTGDLRKFFVGLVTTYRYDGPEINETLAKSEADILHEAIKDKIFNHEEVIRILTTRSKAQLKASFNRYRDKHGTSITKMLLKDESNVLQKALHAAIRGIEDPKKYYERYCAMQSKGLGLMRMHSLV; via the exons ATGGCTACCATCATTGTTCCTGAAAATGTTTCCATCCATGAAGACGCAGAAAATCTCCAAAAAGCTTGTAAAG GATGGGGGACTGATGAGAAAGCAATAATCAATATACTTGGACATAGGAATGCAATTCAAAGGAAGCAAATTAGGCAAGCTTATGAGGAGCTTTATCAAGAAGATCTCATCAAGCGCCTTGAGTCCGAGCTCTCCGGGGACTTTGAG AAAGCAGTATACAGGTGGATATTGGACCCAGTAGATCGAGATGCTGTTTTGGCTAATGTAGCCATTAAGAAAGCTGAGACAGAGTTTCCTGTTATCATTGAACTTTCATGCATCTACTCTCCTGAAGAGCTCTTGGCAGTGAAGCGTGCCTACCAAAGCCGCTACAAACGTTCTTTGGAAGAAGATGTGGCTGCACATACCACCGGGGATTTGCGCAAG TTCTTTGTTGGCCTAGTGACTACTTACCGGTATGATGGCCCTGAGATAAATGAAACATTAGCAAAATCTGAAGCTGATATTCTTCATGAAGCTATCAAAGACAAAATATTTAATCATGAAGAAGTTATCAGGATCCTGACAACAAGGAGCAAGGCACAACTCAAGGCATCTTTTAACCGCTATAGAGATAAGCATGGTACTTCCATCACTAAG ATGTTGTTGAAAGATGAATCTAATGTGCTCCAAAAGGCGCTGCATGCTGCCATTCGAGGCATTGAGGACCCAAAGAAGTACTATGAA AGGTATTGCGCAATGCAATCAAAAGGTCTGGGACTGATGAGGATGCACTCACTCGTGTGA